A single window of Aphidius gifuensis isolate YNYX2018 linkage group LG1, ASM1490517v1, whole genome shotgun sequence DNA harbors:
- the LOC122860862 gene encoding phosphatidylinositol 4-phosphate 5-kinase type-1 alpha-like isoform X3 — MASSHNVDVIELAESRSNRGPDTSSRLDDSGDDEDKSTTGERVTFDSSVIQHEAGGTKATSAMARSKSEKERKIGHRRVGVGGEITYKKIQSTQIMGSIQLGIQHAVGGLASKPERDLLMQDFMTVETTNFPSEGSNHTPAHHFSEFKFKNYAPIAFRYFRDLFGIQPDDFLMSMCSSPLRELSNPGASGSIFYLTEDDEFIIKTVQHKEGEFLQMLLPGYYMNLNQNPRTLLPKFFGLYCYRCNSKNVRLIAMNNLLPSAVKLHQKYDLKGSTYKRKASKSERSKRSPTYKDLDFMEHHPEGILLEADTYGALVKTIQRDCRVLESFKIMDYSLLVGIHNLDQAAREKSEERLSITAEDEAGEAGYESGSFIQVERDKERDERIGAAALNRSRSINRQRLVAHSTAMESIQAESEPIDEEDDVPSPGGIPARNARGERLLLFVGIIDILQSYRFKKKLEHTLKSMIHDGDTVSVHRPGFYAQRFQDFMAKTVFKKIPSLDLPEIKGNHRKFRNLVTSYIALKHSPSKRKSISRPLRPLEGDFDSTVVTATGSTALHDTSPTKPESSTKSDENIQPATTTTTMPTLTTTTTTTISTAKTTTTTSASIAIISVPIATSTPINFPTSTSSSTTATTGQSIIQPQLQNNTNTTVRSSYPAVLKGRNGATPPNPNLIPSGKIPPPVPPRGGGGSSGSGGCAKKLNDDEQRGNISSSSSTSGRGGTLPSTCSTPPPPFDDAVRSNDPTLAFGGHLHGASSILTSHIKQSKIIHHVSLTKNYHHDSVSISDVHLENSGGSGGSGSGGGGRETKSSLSVESGGSNRGGGGGLNWTPPAGSAEGSTPTWTEGTPSFTESSSSGDVGCPTTPTKRHHQNNVRGTIAATVEEALASLTTEMLFAQIRKYYNVSEA; from the exons aGTTCAGTTATTCAACATGAAGCAGGAGGTACAAAAGCAACTTCAGCAATGGCTCGAAGTAAATCAGAGAAAGAACGTAAAATTGGCCACAGAAGGGTTGGTGTTGGTGGAGAAATTACATACAAAaag aTTCAATCAACACAAATTATGGGATCTATACAATTGGGTATTCAACATGCTGTTGGTGGTCTTGCAAGTAAACCAGAAAGAGATTTATTAATGCAAGATTTTATGACTGTTGAAACAACAAATTTTCCAAGTGAAGGATCAAATCATACACCAGCACATCATTTTTcggaatttaaatttaaaaattatgcaCCAATTGCATTTAGATATTTTAGAGATCTATTTGGTATTCAACCTGatgattttttg atgtcAATGTGTAGTTCACCATTACGAGAATTATCAAATCCTGGTGCAAGTGgtagtatattttatttaactgaagatgatgaatttataattaagaCTGTACAACATAAAGAAggtgaatttttacaaatgctATTACCTGGTTactatatgaatttaaatcaaaatccAAGAACATTATTACCaaaattttttggtttatattGTTATCGTTGTAATAGTAAAAATGTTAGATTAATtgcaatgaataatttattaccatcTGCTGTTAaattacatcaaaaatatgatttaaaagGTTCAAcatataaaagaaaa gCAAGTAAAAGTGAACGTTCTAAAAGATCACCAACTTATAAAGATCTTGATTTTATGGAACATCATCCAGAAGGTATTTTACTTGAAGCTGATACATATGGTGCACTTGTTAAAACAATACAAAGGGATTGTCGTGTActtgaaagttttaaaataatggatTATTCATTACTTGTTGGTATTCATAATCTTGATCAAGCTGCACGTGAAAAatca gaaGAAAGATTATCAATAACAGCTGAAGATGAAGCAGGTGAAGCTGGTTATGAAAGTGGTAGTTTTATACAAGTTGAACGTGATAAAGAACGTGATGAAAGAATTGGTGCTGCTGCACTTAATCGTTCACGTAGTATTAATCGACAAAGATTAGTTGCTCACAGTACTGCTATGGAAAGTATACAAGCTGAAAGTGAACCAATTGACGAAGAAGATGACGTACC CAGTCCCGGTGGTATTCCAGCAAGGAATGCACGTGGTGAGCGTCTTCTTCTTTTTGTTGGTATCATTGATATTCTACAGAGTTatagattcaaaaaaaaattagaacacACATTAAAATCAATGATACACGATGgg gaCACTGTGTCAGTTCATCGTCCTGGTTTTTACGCTCAACGCTTCCAGGATTTTATGGCTAAAACTGTATTCAAGAAAATTCCATCAC TGGATCTGCCTGAGATTAAAGGAAATCATCGCAAATTCCGTAACCTCGTCACCAGCTACATAG CTCTCAAACATTCCCCATCAAAACGAAAAAGTATATCAAGACCATTGAGGCCTCTCGAGGGTGACTTTGATTCAACTG TGGTAACGGCAACCGGAAGTACGGCATTGCATGATACATCACCCACAAAACCCG AGAGTTCAACTAAATCagatgaaaatattcaacCAGCAACAACTACAACGACAATGCcaacattaacaacaacaacaacaacaacaatatcaacagcaaaaacaacaacaacaactagtGCATCAATAGCAATAATATCAGTACCAATAGCAACATCAACACCaataaattttccaacatcaacatcatcatcaacaacagcaacaactggtcaatcaataatacaaccacaattacaaaataatactaatacaACAGTACGTTCAAGTTATCCAGCAGTATTAAAAGGTAGAAATGGTGCAACACCACCAAATCCAAATTTAATACCATCTGGTAAAATACCACCACCAGTACCACCACGTGGTGGAGGTGGTAGCAGTGGTAGCGGTGGTtgtgctaaaaaattaaatgatgatgaacaaCGTGgtaatatatcatcatcatcatcaacatctggTCGAG GTGGCACCCTTCCTTCAACCTGCTCAACCCCACCCCCGCCTTTTGATGATGCTGTGAGATCAAATGATCCAACACTTGCATTTGGCGGACATCTACATGGTGCTAGTAGCATTTTAACGAGTCATATCAAGcaaagtaaaattattcatcatgtTTCACTTaccaaaaattatcatcatgacTCTGTTAG taTATCTGATGTACATCTTGAAAACAGTGGTGGTAGTGGAGGTAGTGgaagtggtggtggtggtcgTGAAACAAAATCATCATTGAGTGTTGAAAGTGGTGGTAGTAAtcgtggtggtggtggtggtttaaATTGGACACCACCAGCTGGTAGTGCTGAGGGTTCAACACCAACATGGACTGAAGGAACACCATCATTTACTGAAAGTTCAAGCAGTGGTGATGTTG gcTGCCCAACAACACCAACTAAAAGACACCATCAAAATAATGTTAGAGGAACAATTGCAGCAACTGTTGAAGAAGCACTTGCAAGTTTAACAACTGAAATG CTATTTGCACAAATTAGGAAATACTACAACGTGAGTGAAGCATGA
- the LOC122860862 gene encoding phosphatidylinositol 4-phosphate 5-kinase type-1 alpha-like isoform X8, with amino-acid sequence MASSHNVDVIELAESRSNRGPDTSSRLDDSGDDEDKSTTGERVTFDSSVIQHEAGGTKATSAMARSKSEKERKIGHRRVGVGGEITYKKIQSTQIMGSIQLGIQHAVGGLASKPERDLLMQDFMTVETTNFPSEGSNHTPAHHFSEFKFKNYAPIAFRYFRDLFGIQPDDFLMSMCSSPLRELSNPGASGSIFYLTEDDEFIIKTVQHKEGEFLQMLLPGYYMNLNQNPRTLLPKFFGLYCYRCNSKNVRLIAMNNLLPSAVKLHQKYDLKGSTYKRKASKSERSKRSPTYKDLDFMEHHPEGILLEADTYGALVKTIQRDCRVLESFKIMDYSLLVGIHNLDQAAREKSEERLSITAEDEAGEAGYESGSFIQVERDKERDERIGAAALNRSRSINRQRLVAHSTAMESIQAESEPIDEEDDVPPGGIPARNARGERLLLFVGIIDILQSYRFKKKLEHTLKSMIHDGDTVSVHRPGFYAQRFQDFMAKTVFKKIPSLDLPEIKGNHRKFRNLVTSYIALKHSPSKRKSISRPLRPLEGDFDSTVVTATGSTALHDTSPTKPESSTKSDENIQPATTTTTMPTLTTTTTTTISTAKTTTTTSASIAIISVPIATSTPINFPTSTSSSTTATTGQSIIQPQLQNNTNTTVRSSYPAVLKGRNGATPPNPNLIPSGKIPPPVPPRGGGGSSGSGGCAKKLNDDEQRGNISSSSSTSGRGGTLPSTCSTPPPPFDDAVRSNDPTLAFGGHLHGASSILTSHIKQSKIIHHVSLTKNYHHDSVSISDVHLENSGGSGGSGSGGGGRETKSSLSVESGGSNRGGGGGLNWTPPAGSAEGSTPTWTEGTPSFTESSSSGDVGCPTTPTKRHHQNNVRGTIAATVEEALASLTTEMEILQRE; translated from the exons aGTTCAGTTATTCAACATGAAGCAGGAGGTACAAAAGCAACTTCAGCAATGGCTCGAAGTAAATCAGAGAAAGAACGTAAAATTGGCCACAGAAGGGTTGGTGTTGGTGGAGAAATTACATACAAAaag aTTCAATCAACACAAATTATGGGATCTATACAATTGGGTATTCAACATGCTGTTGGTGGTCTTGCAAGTAAACCAGAAAGAGATTTATTAATGCAAGATTTTATGACTGTTGAAACAACAAATTTTCCAAGTGAAGGATCAAATCATACACCAGCACATCATTTTTcggaatttaaatttaaaaattatgcaCCAATTGCATTTAGATATTTTAGAGATCTATTTGGTATTCAACCTGatgattttttg atgtcAATGTGTAGTTCACCATTACGAGAATTATCAAATCCTGGTGCAAGTGgtagtatattttatttaactgaagatgatgaatttataattaagaCTGTACAACATAAAGAAggtgaatttttacaaatgctATTACCTGGTTactatatgaatttaaatcaaaatccAAGAACATTATTACCaaaattttttggtttatattGTTATCGTTGTAATAGTAAAAATGTTAGATTAATtgcaatgaataatttattaccatcTGCTGTTAaattacatcaaaaatatgatttaaaagGTTCAAcatataaaagaaaa gCAAGTAAAAGTGAACGTTCTAAAAGATCACCAACTTATAAAGATCTTGATTTTATGGAACATCATCCAGAAGGTATTTTACTTGAAGCTGATACATATGGTGCACTTGTTAAAACAATACAAAGGGATTGTCGTGTActtgaaagttttaaaataatggatTATTCATTACTTGTTGGTATTCATAATCTTGATCAAGCTGCACGTGAAAAatca gaaGAAAGATTATCAATAACAGCTGAAGATGAAGCAGGTGAAGCTGGTTATGAAAGTGGTAGTTTTATACAAGTTGAACGTGATAAAGAACGTGATGAAAGAATTGGTGCTGCTGCACTTAATCGTTCACGTAGTATTAATCGACAAAGATTAGTTGCTCACAGTACTGCTATGGAAAGTATACAAGCTGAAAGTGAACCAATTGACGAAGAAGATGACGTACC TCCCGGTGGTATTCCAGCAAGGAATGCACGTGGTGAGCGTCTTCTTCTTTTTGTTGGTATCATTGATATTCTACAGAGTTatagattcaaaaaaaaattagaacacACATTAAAATCAATGATACACGATGgg gaCACTGTGTCAGTTCATCGTCCTGGTTTTTACGCTCAACGCTTCCAGGATTTTATGGCTAAAACTGTATTCAAGAAAATTCCATCAC TGGATCTGCCTGAGATTAAAGGAAATCATCGCAAATTCCGTAACCTCGTCACCAGCTACATAG CTCTCAAACATTCCCCATCAAAACGAAAAAGTATATCAAGACCATTGAGGCCTCTCGAGGGTGACTTTGATTCAACTG TGGTAACGGCAACCGGAAGTACGGCATTGCATGATACATCACCCACAAAACCCG AGAGTTCAACTAAATCagatgaaaatattcaacCAGCAACAACTACAACGACAATGCcaacattaacaacaacaacaacaacaacaatatcaacagcaaaaacaacaacaacaactagtGCATCAATAGCAATAATATCAGTACCAATAGCAACATCAACACCaataaattttccaacatcaacatcatcatcaacaacagcaacaactggtcaatcaataatacaaccacaattacaaaataatactaatacaACAGTACGTTCAAGTTATCCAGCAGTATTAAAAGGTAGAAATGGTGCAACACCACCAAATCCAAATTTAATACCATCTGGTAAAATACCACCACCAGTACCACCACGTGGTGGAGGTGGTAGCAGTGGTAGCGGTGGTtgtgctaaaaaattaaatgatgatgaacaaCGTGgtaatatatcatcatcatcatcaacatctggTCGAG GTGGCACCCTTCCTTCAACCTGCTCAACCCCACCCCCGCCTTTTGATGATGCTGTGAGATCAAATGATCCAACACTTGCATTTGGCGGACATCTACATGGTGCTAGTAGCATTTTAACGAGTCATATCAAGcaaagtaaaattattcatcatgtTTCACTTaccaaaaattatcatcatgacTCTGTTAG taTATCTGATGTACATCTTGAAAACAGTGGTGGTAGTGGAGGTAGTGgaagtggtggtggtggtcgTGAAACAAAATCATCATTGAGTGTTGAAAGTGGTGGTAGTAAtcgtggtggtggtggtggtttaaATTGGACACCACCAGCTGGTAGTGCTGAGGGTTCAACACCAACATGGACTGAAGGAACACCATCATTTACTGAAAGTTCAAGCAGTGGTGATGTTG gcTGCCCAACAACACCAACTAAAAGACACCATCAAAATAATGTTAGAGGAACAATTGCAGCAACTGTTGAAGAAGCACTTGCAAGTTTAACAACTGAAATG GAAATACTACAACGTGAGTGA
- the LOC122860862 gene encoding phosphatidylinositol 4-phosphate 5-kinase type-1 alpha-like isoform X6 produces MASSHNVDVIELAESRSNRGPDTSSRLDDSGDDEDKSTTGERVTFDSSVIQHEAGGTKATSAMARSKSEKERKIGHRRVGVGGEITYKKIQSTQIMGSIQLGIQHAVGGLASKPERDLLMQDFMTVETTNFPSEGSNHTPAHHFSEFKFKNYAPIAFRYFRDLFGIQPDDFLMSMCSSPLRELSNPGASGSIFYLTEDDEFIIKTVQHKEGEFLQMLLPGYYMNLNQNPRTLLPKFFGLYCYRCNSKNVRLIAMNNLLPSAVKLHQKYDLKGSTYKRKASKSERSKRSPTYKDLDFMEHHPEGILLEADTYGALVKTIQRDCRVLESFKIMDYSLLVGIHNLDQAAREKSEERLSITAEDEAGEAGYESGSFIQVERDKERDERIGAAALNRSRSINRQRLVAHSTAMESIQAESEPIDEEDDVPPGGIPARNARGERLLLFVGIIDILQSYRFKKKLEHTLKSMIHDGDTVSVHRPGFYAQRFQDFMAKTVFKKIPSPLKHSPSKRKSISRPLRPLEGDFDSTVVTATGSTALHDTSPTKPESSTKSDENIQPATTTTTMPTLTTTTTTTISTAKTTTTTSASIAIISVPIATSTPINFPTSTSSSTTATTGQSIIQPQLQNNTNTTVRSSYPAVLKGRNGATPPNPNLIPSGKIPPPVPPRGGGGSSGSGGCAKKLNDDEQRGNISSSSSTSGRGGTLPSTCSTPPPPFDDAVRSNDPTLAFGGHLHGASSILTSHIKQSKIIHHVSLTKNYHHDSVSISDVHLENSGGSGGSGSGGGGRETKSSLSVESGGSNRGGGGGLNWTPPAGSAEGSTPTWTEGTPSFTESSSSGDVGCPTTPTKRHHQNNVRGTIAATVEEALASLTTEMRRSKLGSHDRLSGTQITNWGDDSASDDSDSSNF; encoded by the exons aGTTCAGTTATTCAACATGAAGCAGGAGGTACAAAAGCAACTTCAGCAATGGCTCGAAGTAAATCAGAGAAAGAACGTAAAATTGGCCACAGAAGGGTTGGTGTTGGTGGAGAAATTACATACAAAaag aTTCAATCAACACAAATTATGGGATCTATACAATTGGGTATTCAACATGCTGTTGGTGGTCTTGCAAGTAAACCAGAAAGAGATTTATTAATGCAAGATTTTATGACTGTTGAAACAACAAATTTTCCAAGTGAAGGATCAAATCATACACCAGCACATCATTTTTcggaatttaaatttaaaaattatgcaCCAATTGCATTTAGATATTTTAGAGATCTATTTGGTATTCAACCTGatgattttttg atgtcAATGTGTAGTTCACCATTACGAGAATTATCAAATCCTGGTGCAAGTGgtagtatattttatttaactgaagatgatgaatttataattaagaCTGTACAACATAAAGAAggtgaatttttacaaatgctATTACCTGGTTactatatgaatttaaatcaaaatccAAGAACATTATTACCaaaattttttggtttatattGTTATCGTTGTAATAGTAAAAATGTTAGATTAATtgcaatgaataatttattaccatcTGCTGTTAaattacatcaaaaatatgatttaaaagGTTCAAcatataaaagaaaa gCAAGTAAAAGTGAACGTTCTAAAAGATCACCAACTTATAAAGATCTTGATTTTATGGAACATCATCCAGAAGGTATTTTACTTGAAGCTGATACATATGGTGCACTTGTTAAAACAATACAAAGGGATTGTCGTGTActtgaaagttttaaaataatggatTATTCATTACTTGTTGGTATTCATAATCTTGATCAAGCTGCACGTGAAAAatca gaaGAAAGATTATCAATAACAGCTGAAGATGAAGCAGGTGAAGCTGGTTATGAAAGTGGTAGTTTTATACAAGTTGAACGTGATAAAGAACGTGATGAAAGAATTGGTGCTGCTGCACTTAATCGTTCACGTAGTATTAATCGACAAAGATTAGTTGCTCACAGTACTGCTATGGAAAGTATACAAGCTGAAAGTGAACCAATTGACGAAGAAGATGACGTACC TCCCGGTGGTATTCCAGCAAGGAATGCACGTGGTGAGCGTCTTCTTCTTTTTGTTGGTATCATTGATATTCTACAGAGTTatagattcaaaaaaaaattagaacacACATTAAAATCAATGATACACGATGgg gaCACTGTGTCAGTTCATCGTCCTGGTTTTTACGCTCAACGCTTCCAGGATTTTATGGCTAAAACTGTATTCAAGAAAATTCCATCAC CTCTCAAACATTCCCCATCAAAACGAAAAAGTATATCAAGACCATTGAGGCCTCTCGAGGGTGACTTTGATTCAACTG TGGTAACGGCAACCGGAAGTACGGCATTGCATGATACATCACCCACAAAACCCG AGAGTTCAACTAAATCagatgaaaatattcaacCAGCAACAACTACAACGACAATGCcaacattaacaacaacaacaacaacaacaatatcaacagcaaaaacaacaacaacaactagtGCATCAATAGCAATAATATCAGTACCAATAGCAACATCAACACCaataaattttccaacatcaacatcatcatcaacaacagcaacaactggtcaatcaataatacaaccacaattacaaaataatactaatacaACAGTACGTTCAAGTTATCCAGCAGTATTAAAAGGTAGAAATGGTGCAACACCACCAAATCCAAATTTAATACCATCTGGTAAAATACCACCACCAGTACCACCACGTGGTGGAGGTGGTAGCAGTGGTAGCGGTGGTtgtgctaaaaaattaaatgatgatgaacaaCGTGgtaatatatcatcatcatcatcaacatctggTCGAG GTGGCACCCTTCCTTCAACCTGCTCAACCCCACCCCCGCCTTTTGATGATGCTGTGAGATCAAATGATCCAACACTTGCATTTGGCGGACATCTACATGGTGCTAGTAGCATTTTAACGAGTCATATCAAGcaaagtaaaattattcatcatgtTTCACTTaccaaaaattatcatcatgacTCTGTTAG taTATCTGATGTACATCTTGAAAACAGTGGTGGTAGTGGAGGTAGTGgaagtggtggtggtggtcgTGAAACAAAATCATCATTGAGTGTTGAAAGTGGTGGTAGTAAtcgtggtggtggtggtggtttaaATTGGACACCACCAGCTGGTAGTGCTGAGGGTTCAACACCAACATGGACTGAAGGAACACCATCATTTACTGAAAGTTCAAGCAGTGGTGATGTTG gcTGCCCAACAACACCAACTAAAAGACACCATCAAAATAATGTTAGAGGAACAATTGCAGCAACTGTTGAAGAAGCACTTGCAAGTTTAACAACTGAAATG aGACGATCAAAGCTTGGATCTCATGATCGATTGAGTGGAACTCAAATTACAAATTGGGGAGATGATTCAGCATCAGATGATAGTGACTccagtaatttttaa
- the LOC122860862 gene encoding phosphatidylinositol 4-phosphate 5-kinase type-1 alpha-like isoform X12 yields the protein MASSHNVDVIELAESRSNRGPDTSSRLDDSGDDEDKSTTGERVTFDSSVIQHEAGGTKATSAMARSKSEKERKIGHRRVGVGGEITYKKIQSTQIMGSIQLGIQHAVGGLASKPERDLLMQDFMTVETTNFPSEGSNHTPAHHFSEFKFKNYAPIAFRYFRDLFGIQPDDFLMSMCSSPLRELSNPGASGSIFYLTEDDEFIIKTVQHKEGEFLQMLLPGYYMNLNQNPRTLLPKFFGLYCYRCNSKNVRLIAMNNLLPSAVKLHQKYDLKGSTYKRKASKSERSKRSPTYKDLDFMEHHPEGILLEADTYGALVKTIQRDCRVLESFKIMDYSLLVGIHNLDQAAREKSEERLSITAEDEAGEAGYESGSFIQVERDKERDERIGAAALNRSRSINRQRLVAHSTAMESIQAESEPIDEEDDVPSPGGIPARNARGERLLLFVGIIDILQSYRFKKKLEHTLKSMIHDGDTVSVHRPGFYAQRFQDFMAKTVFKKIPSLDLPEIKGNHRKFRNLVTSYIALKHSPSKRKSISRPLRPLEGDFDSTVVTATGSTALHDTSPTKPGGTLPSTCSTPPPPFDDAVRSNDPTLAFGGHLHGASSILTSHIKQSKIIHHVSLTKNYHHDSVSISDVHLENSGGSGGSGSGGGGRETKSSLSVESGGSNRGGGGGLNWTPPAGSAEGSTPTWTEGTPSFTESSSSGDVGCPTTPTKRHHQNNVRGTIAATVEEALASLTTEMRRSKLGSHDRLSGTQITNWGDDSASDDSDSSNF from the exons aGTTCAGTTATTCAACATGAAGCAGGAGGTACAAAAGCAACTTCAGCAATGGCTCGAAGTAAATCAGAGAAAGAACGTAAAATTGGCCACAGAAGGGTTGGTGTTGGTGGAGAAATTACATACAAAaag aTTCAATCAACACAAATTATGGGATCTATACAATTGGGTATTCAACATGCTGTTGGTGGTCTTGCAAGTAAACCAGAAAGAGATTTATTAATGCAAGATTTTATGACTGTTGAAACAACAAATTTTCCAAGTGAAGGATCAAATCATACACCAGCACATCATTTTTcggaatttaaatttaaaaattatgcaCCAATTGCATTTAGATATTTTAGAGATCTATTTGGTATTCAACCTGatgattttttg atgtcAATGTGTAGTTCACCATTACGAGAATTATCAAATCCTGGTGCAAGTGgtagtatattttatttaactgaagatgatgaatttataattaagaCTGTACAACATAAAGAAggtgaatttttacaaatgctATTACCTGGTTactatatgaatttaaatcaaaatccAAGAACATTATTACCaaaattttttggtttatattGTTATCGTTGTAATAGTAAAAATGTTAGATTAATtgcaatgaataatttattaccatcTGCTGTTAaattacatcaaaaatatgatttaaaagGTTCAAcatataaaagaaaa gCAAGTAAAAGTGAACGTTCTAAAAGATCACCAACTTATAAAGATCTTGATTTTATGGAACATCATCCAGAAGGTATTTTACTTGAAGCTGATACATATGGTGCACTTGTTAAAACAATACAAAGGGATTGTCGTGTActtgaaagttttaaaataatggatTATTCATTACTTGTTGGTATTCATAATCTTGATCAAGCTGCACGTGAAAAatca gaaGAAAGATTATCAATAACAGCTGAAGATGAAGCAGGTGAAGCTGGTTATGAAAGTGGTAGTTTTATACAAGTTGAACGTGATAAAGAACGTGATGAAAGAATTGGTGCTGCTGCACTTAATCGTTCACGTAGTATTAATCGACAAAGATTAGTTGCTCACAGTACTGCTATGGAAAGTATACAAGCTGAAAGTGAACCAATTGACGAAGAAGATGACGTACC CAGTCCCGGTGGTATTCCAGCAAGGAATGCACGTGGTGAGCGTCTTCTTCTTTTTGTTGGTATCATTGATATTCTACAGAGTTatagattcaaaaaaaaattagaacacACATTAAAATCAATGATACACGATGgg gaCACTGTGTCAGTTCATCGTCCTGGTTTTTACGCTCAACGCTTCCAGGATTTTATGGCTAAAACTGTATTCAAGAAAATTCCATCAC TGGATCTGCCTGAGATTAAAGGAAATCATCGCAAATTCCGTAACCTCGTCACCAGCTACATAG CTCTCAAACATTCCCCATCAAAACGAAAAAGTATATCAAGACCATTGAGGCCTCTCGAGGGTGACTTTGATTCAACTG TGGTAACGGCAACCGGAAGTACGGCATTGCATGATACATCACCCACAAAACCCG GTGGCACCCTTCCTTCAACCTGCTCAACCCCACCCCCGCCTTTTGATGATGCTGTGAGATCAAATGATCCAACACTTGCATTTGGCGGACATCTACATGGTGCTAGTAGCATTTTAACGAGTCATATCAAGcaaagtaaaattattcatcatgtTTCACTTaccaaaaattatcatcatgacTCTGTTAG taTATCTGATGTACATCTTGAAAACAGTGGTGGTAGTGGAGGTAGTGgaagtggtggtggtggtcgTGAAACAAAATCATCATTGAGTGTTGAAAGTGGTGGTAGTAAtcgtggtggtggtggtggtttaaATTGGACACCACCAGCTGGTAGTGCTGAGGGTTCAACACCAACATGGACTGAAGGAACACCATCATTTACTGAAAGTTCAAGCAGTGGTGATGTTG gcTGCCCAACAACACCAACTAAAAGACACCATCAAAATAATGTTAGAGGAACAATTGCAGCAACTGTTGAAGAAGCACTTGCAAGTTTAACAACTGAAATG aGACGATCAAAGCTTGGATCTCATGATCGATTGAGTGGAACTCAAATTACAAATTGGGGAGATGATTCAGCATCAGATGATAGTGACTccagtaatttttaa